A window of the Citrus sinensis cultivar Valencia sweet orange chromosome 9, DVS_A1.0, whole genome shotgun sequence genome harbors these coding sequences:
- the LOC102615963 gene encoding uncharacterized protein LOC102615963 — protein sequence MYRSVSWSRVSDDMHTSQKPVSGVRTTSVSMDGTELWAHDPIEEIAKKEKSRAKFAENSVHFIPIVLLLCAFVLWLFSNPNVEVGIKAADSVAAKIDGLTTEGDIDTDSDGTQTSVLPMELRDTEKPKEEINKTWRKSLKRFK from the exons atgtATAGGTCGGTGAGTTGGAGCCGAGTGTCCGATGACATGCACACGTCGCAAAAGCCAGTTTCCGGGGTGAGAACAACATCAGTATCCATGGATGGCACCGAGCTGTGGGCTCATGATCCCATTGAAGAGATTGCTAAGAAGGAGAAGTCACGGGCCAAATTTGCTGAGAATTCTGTTCATTTTATTCCCATTGTGTTGCTTTTATGTGCCTTTGTTCTATGGCTCTTTTCCAATCCAA ATGTGGAAGTGGGGATTAAGGCAGCGGATTCAGTAGCAGCAAAAATTGATGGATTGACAACTGAAGGAGACATTGATACCGATAGTGATGGTACTCAAACGAGCGTCTTACCTATGGAGCTGAGGGACACTGAGAAAcctaaagaagaaataaacaagACTTGgagaaaatctttaaaaagatTCAAGTGA
- the LOC112499542 gene encoding flavanone 3-dioxygenase 3-like: MAVNCYPPCPQPDIAFGLPPHSDYSCLTIVLQSSEGLEFLGKEDESWRKVPNVHVGDHLEVLSNGIYKSVVHRATLNRERIRISITSLHSLGVGVKMETAKELVDEQLLGLYALLKYINLFSN; this comes from the coding sequence ATGGCAGTCAACTGTTACCCGCCGTGTCCACAACCAGACATTGCATTTGGGTTGCCACCGCATTCCGATTATAGTTGCTTAACCATCGTTCTGCAAAGCTCTGAAGGGCTTGAATTCCTTGGTAAGGAAGATGAATCATGGAGAAAGGTCCCTAATGTTCATGTTGGTGACCATCTTGAGGTGCTAAGTAATGGCATTTACAAAAGCGTTGTTCATAGGGCTACCCTCAATCGCGAGAGGATTCGAATATCCATCACTAGCTTGCATAGTTTGGGGGTGGGTGTGAAAATGGAGACCGCGAAAGAGCTTGTGGATGAGCAACTGTTGGGATTATATGCTCTTTTaaagtatattaatttattttctaattaa